The genomic interval GGCCCTCGCCTACCGACACCTCGCGCAGCCCGTCGCGTTCTACCCGGACTCGGTTCGAGGCTCGCTCGACCGGCGAAACGTGCGCGATGGCCACTACGTGATGTGGAACGCCCTCCACGTCCTCGTGCGCACGCAGGGTGGCGAGCCCATCGCCGCCCCGAACGACGTGCGAGATCCGTCAGGCACCGCGAAGGCCGAGCTCGACGCGGCCGTGAAGCGCCTCGCGTACGTGATGGTGAGCCGTCAAGAGGCCCCCGTGCGCGGCGTCGACCTCTTCGGCGCGATGAAGCGCGTCGGCAACGTGCCCGCGTGCGCGATGAAGGTGCGGCGCTCGAGCGACGGCGCGAACATCACGCCCCACACCCCCGAGCTGTCGTGCGGGTGCGCGTTCGAGGCCGCCGCGCCGACCACGACCCGCTCGGAGTGCACGCCGTGCCGCGACTCGAGCCAGTGCACGGGCGCCAAGTCGACGTGCAGCTTCGGCTACTGCGAGTGACGTGAGGCCATAGGGCTGAGCTCGACGCGGAGATTCGCGGCCCCGCGCTCGTGACCTTGCTACCTTTGCGGGCGTGCGAAGCCACCCTCGTCGAGGTCTCCACGGCATGCTCCTCGGCGCGACCTTCGTGGCCTGCGGTCAGGCGGGCCACGGGACGGTCGCGCCGCCGCGCCCTTCCGCGAGCGATCACGACGCCCCCTCGGCCCGCGTGATCGTGCTGCCCACGACGCACCTCTTCGACGACGGCTCTACGAACAAAGCCTGGGTCTCCGCGTTCGAAGCGCACCCGAGCGGCGCACGTGTGTACATGGGGGTGGAGGTGAGCGGCGCGAGGCGCGCGCGGGCGCTCGGAGTGCTCACGCGGAAGGGCAACGAGCTCTCACCGACTCCGCACTACGTCGCCCTCTCCGACGTCGAGCTCTCGCCGGACGCCTCCGTGGTCGTGACCGACCTGCGGGCCACGGATCGTCGGCTCTACGTGCTCTGGAACGATCGGGCGGAGGGCCGCCTCACGACGTTCGACCTCGCCGCCGACGGCGCGGTGCTCGAGGGCTCGAGGCGCGTCGTGCCCCTTGGCGCCCCGTCGAGCGGCCGCCTCGCCCTGACGCCGAGGGTGCTCTACGCGACGACGGCGGTCACTCCGACGGTGCTCGCGTTCCCCCTCGACGAGAGCGGTCACCCGGGCCCGTCCCCGGCATCCCTCGAGACGGGGTCCGGCAACGCCCTCGCGGTCCACGCCGCAGACGGCAAGCTCTTCGTCGGGGCAGGCGGCGCGACGCTCGTCACGCTCGAGCTCGACGGGACGAAGGTCGCCTCCACGACGGTCACGAAGCACCGCCCCGCCTGCGCCGAGAACGTCCCCCTCCCCGCGGCCGAGTGCGCAGCGCAGCCCCTCGCGTTCGTCGGGCACGGCGCGTCCCTCTTTCGCACGTATCCCGGGCCGCTCGGGGCGCGCGGGCGGGTCCCCCTCGAGCGGCTCGGCGGCGCCGCACCCTCCACGGCGACGTATGGGCTCGCGCTCGACCCGGGCGACGCGATCCTGTGGACGGCCGAGCCACGCACGGCGAGGACACGCGACGGCAAAGACGTGGTCGTAGGTACGACGATCGTCGCCCGTGACGCGGTCACCCTCGCGACGAAGGACGTGCCCGGAGCGCGCGTCTCCACGGTGCCGAGCGGCCACGTCGTGGGCGCCATGGCCGTGGCGCGAGACACGAAGACGCTCTTCGCGCTCGCCGAGTTGCCGATCGACGGCGAGGACTCCCGCGTCGGTGGCGAGGTGCCCGAGAGCGTCGTCGCGCGCTTCACGCTCACGGAGCTCGTCGGGCGAGACGCTCTCCCCGCCCTTCCTTTCGACGCCACCCTCGCCGACCTCGGCCCGAGCCCTGCGAAGCCCCTCTCCGTCCGCTTCGAGGCGATCGGCAAGACGACACCTTGGATCTCGCTCGACGGCTTCCTCACGGGCGTCGGCGCGAAGAGCACCCACGCGCTCGCCCTCCACCTCGCAGGCGGTCCGGAGCCTTCGGGCGACAACACCCTCGTCGCGAAGTCGCTCACCGACGCGCCGAGGTTCTCCGCGCGGCTCGAGCTCGCGACACGCGACGCGAGCGGCCGGATCACCCCCGCAAAGACCGAGCAAGACGGCCCCATCTACGGAAGATCACTTACGTTTTTCGCCCCCGGAGCGAACGTTCGAAGCTTCGATCGCGAAGCCTTCAAGACGTTGACCTCGCTCTCTTCCGAGTGGGCGAACGACGCCGAGGCCGTGAAGGTGAGGCGAGCGCCCCGCGCCATCCACCTCGGCTGCTACGCGCTGCTCGCGCACGGGGCCACCGCGTTCGTCGAGAACGTCGCGCGCGCGACCTCGGCCCTCGGGTGCAACGAGATCACGAGCGACTACGCCCAGCTCCTCCCACGGCCTTGGGTCGACGAGCGCTTCCGCGCGTACGGCATGCCCTTCGTCGGAGCCAAATCGATAAGCCGCTTCGACGCATCGGAGACGTTCTCGGCCAAAGGTCCCGCCCTCGACACGAGCTTCGCGCGGTCGCTCGTCGCGTCGGAGGAGCCCGGCTCCCTCTTCCATCGCCAAGGCGCCAAGGCGACGCAGCTCCGCACCGTGCTGCTCGACGACGAGCCGAGCTGGCCTCTCGGCCCGCGCGCCGCGGTGTACGAGGCCGTCGCGCGCGACGCGACCGCCAAGGCGAGGCTCCGGACGTGGGTCGCGCGCGCGAACGAGGCTCGGGAGGAGACCGGGTTCGCGGTCGGCGCCGAGGCGAGGCTCGCGACGGCCCAAGATCCACGCGGCACCGTCGACGCAAAACGCCGGTACCTCGCGACGGTCCGCTACCTGAGCGAGACGGTGGCGAGCCGCGCGCTCGACACGAACGACACCCTCGCGGCCACGGTCGCGGCCCTACCCGAGTGCAAGGCCGACGGCGCGTGCGACTACGTCGCGGGTATCAACTGGAACAACGGGACCGCGCACCGCACGAGCATGCTCGCGTACGAGTCGTACGGGACCGTCGGAAGCTACGATTGGTTCGCGACGATGCGCGCGCAGGCCGAGCGACCGGGGAGAGCGCTCGGGACGGCCTCGCCGCGGCCCTTCGTCCCTTGGATCGACACCAAATACACCGACACCATGGCGCGCCTCGCGACCTTCCGCGCCGACGTGGCGCGCTCGGCCGCCGAGCTCCCTCACGTCCTTCCGGGGAAGCCCCCGTCGCCCTTCACACGCTTCGGCGTGTACGTCACCGTGGGCGTCGGAGTGCCGATGCGCGACGGCCTCGCGTACAAGGTGCTCGCCGCCGTGTCACGCGGCGCTCGGCACGTGGAGTACTGGGCGTTCGGGCCGAGCTGGCTCCTCCCCGACGACGGCTTCTCCGAGGCACGTGCATTCTACAAGGAAGTCGCGCGCGCCAGCGAGAAGGTCGCGTTCGCCGACACGCTGCTCGCCACGGGCACCCGCCCCCGAGGCCGCGTGGCGATCCAGGCCGAAGGCGTGTCGAGCCTATGGTCGAAGGGAGAGGCGGCGCACCTCTACGAGCCTGCGTTTTTGCACGGCGCCCTCACCGACGCCGGATATGCCGTCGAGATGGTCGACGACGAGAGCCTGGCGCGCGGGGTCGCCAAGGCGGCGTTCGACGTCGTGTTCCTCACGCAGGCGCACACGACCACCCGCGCGAGGCGCGCCATCGCCGACTGGGTCACGCGCGACGGGGGAACGCTCGTGGCCCTGCCCGGCGCCGGCTCGCGGGACGAGGTCGACAGGCCCGTGACCGACCTCGATGCGATCCTCGGCGTGACGAAGCGCGCGGACGGTCAAGGCCGCTTGCCCCCGGTGGTCCCCGGAACCACGGGCTACACCCTCGCGGGCTCGCTCATGGCCGCGCCCTCTCGCTCGATCCCCGAGGAGGCGGTTTTTCAGCCTCCGTGCGAGCGCGCGGGCTGCCGCTTGGGCGAGCTCGTCGTGAACGACGCCGAGGTCGTCGCGCGCCTCGGCACCTCGGCGGGCATCACGCGCAAAGCGCACCCTTCGGGCGGCGTAGCCTACGCGTACGCCTTTTTCCCCGGGCTCCAGCACTGGCTCGCCCTCGAGGGGCGCAGCGTCGCCGCCTTGCCCGAGGTAACCTCGCCCGCCCCCCGCGTGTGGGCGAGCCTCCCCGCGCAGGACGCCGAGCGACGCAAGCCGAGCGACGCGTTTCGCCACGCACGAACGAGCGTGCCCGGGGTCGAGGCCGCCGTCGTTCGCTCGGCCAAGGGCGTCGCGATCGTGCTCTTCAACTGGACGGGCCGCCCGCTCCCGCAGGGCTCCATCGACGTCACCCTGTTCGGGCGCGACACCTTCGCGCTCGGCTTCCACGGTGACCTCATCCCCCTCACGCCGCGGCGCACGGCCGAGGGCACCACCGTGACCGTGCCGCTCGAGACGGTCGACGTCGTGCGCCTCTGCCACGGGACCCAGGACCCCGAGTGCCGCTGAGCGCTTCGCGCCCGCCTCGGATAACCATCGAAAATCAAAGACAAAAGAAGAGAGCGGCCCACCCGGAGGAGGAGCCGCTCGCCTCACGAGCCAGGGAGCTCAGGCCGACGCGTGCGCCGAGCCTTTGCCCTTCTTGGCGGAGCCGTTCGTCTTCGGCTTGGGGGCCTTCGGGAGGAGGTCGTCGGCCATCTTGGCGGCGCGCGCGGTGCTCTCCCAGGGGAACTCCTTGCGGCCGAAGTGACCGTAGCCGGCCGTCGGGAGGTAGATCGGGCGGAGGAGCTTGAGCTCGTCGATGAGCGCCTTCGGGCGCATGTCGAACTTCTCGAGGATGTACTTCTCGAGCTTCTCGTCCTCGACCTTGCCGGTGCCGAACGTGTTCACGTGGACGCCGACGGGCTTCGCGACACCGATCGCGTACGCGATCTGGACCTCGCACTTGTCGGCGAGGCCCGCCGCGACGACGTTCTTCGCGACGTAGCGCGCGTAGTAGCAGGCCGAGCGGTCGACCTTCGACGGGTCTTTGCCCGAGAAGGCGCCGCCGCCGTGGCGACCCATGCCGCCGTACGTGTCGACGATGATCTTACGGCCCGTGAGGCCGCAGTCGCCCATGGGGCCGCCGACGACGAAGCGACCCGTGGGGTTCACGTGGTACTTGGTCTTGTTGTCGAGGAGCTTCGCCGGGAGCGTCTTCTTGATGACGAGCTCCATGACGGCCTCTTTGAGGGCCTTGTGCTTGACGCTCTCCGAGTGCTGCGTCGAGACGACGACCGCGTCGATGCGGACCGGCTTGCCGTTCTCGTACTCGAGCGTGACCTGGGTCTTGCCGTCGGGGCGGAGGAAGTCGACCTTCTTCGACTTGCGGACCTGGGTGAGCGTGCGGGCGAGCTGGTGCGCGTACGCGATCGGCGCGGGCATGAGCTCGGGCGTCTCGTTGACGGCGAAGCCGAACATGAGGCCCTGGTCGCCGGCGCCCTGCTCCTTGTGCATGCCCTCGCCCTCGCTGACACCCTGCGAGATGTCGGGGCTCTGCTGCTCGACGGCCGTCAGGATCGCGCAGGTGTGCGCGTCGAAGCCCATCTCCGAGCTCACGTAGCCGATGTCGGCGACGGTCTTGCGGACGAGCGTCGGGTAGTCGATGCGCGCCGTCGTCGTGATCTCACCGGCGAGGACCACCATGCCCGTCTTGGCGAGCGTCTCGCACGCGACGCGAGCCTTCGGGTCTTGCGTGAGGATCGCGTCGAGGACGGCGTCCGAGACGTGATCGCAAAGCTTGTCCGGGTGCCCCTCGGTGACCGACTCGGAGGTGAACTGATAACGTGTCATGGGTTCTCCTGGCTCGGCTCGTTCCGCCCAGCGCGGGGAGCCTTGTTGGCGCGCTTCGTTGCGCCCCATTCGTCAAGGCCACCGAGATAGCGCCGAAAGCGCACCGCGCAAAGGCGAAAAAGGCACCGAGATCGACGATGACCGAGCCGACACCCGCGGCCTCGGCCTCGCTCTCCCCCTCGCGGAGCGGGAGCGCCGTCGCGCGGCGAGGCTCGGATTCGAGCGAGCGCCGGTCCAAGCTCCCTCACGACGGCGGCCCCCCTACACGCCGGCGGGCCGCAGCGTCGCCGGAGAGGGAGCCCTCACCTCACGAATAAACCTCAACAGATACGAGATGTTAAGGCACGAGGCGCGCCACACCCGGGGCACGCACCGTGCGCTCGCCGAGGACGACCTCGTCGCCCGGGCGCGCGGCGATCGCGATGGTGGCCGGAGGCTGGAACGTGAGCGGCGCGAGCGGCCCGCCGGACCTGTCGTAGAACCGGGCAGCGACGCGGGCGAGCCGCTCGTCGCCGAGGGTCTCCCAGACGCGGCGCCAGGTGCACGACTCGCGGAGCGCCGTGACGAAGGCCTCGGCGGTGGCGAACGTGAGCGAGTGACGGATCACCGTGTGGCGCACCATCGACAGCTCGCTCTCCGAGAACATCTTCGCCATCGACTCGCGGCTCGCGAGAACACGGTGGCTGTGGGTGGCGACCTCGGGCTCGAGCTCGAGGAGCAGCTCGCGCATTTGCTCGAACGGGTCGTCGATCTCGGCCGGCCCCCACGCGACCACGCCGACCTTGCCGCCCTTCTTGAGGCCCCGCGCCCACGACCGCAAGGTGAGCTCACGCTCGACGACTTGCCAAAGGCCGAACGCACACACGATGACGTCGTAGGGCCCGTCGGGCACGGCGGCCGCGTCGGCTTGGGCGCACGTCACACGATCCGAGAACCCCGCCTTTTCGACCTGTTCGCGGCAGATCTCGACCATGCGCGCGCTCGCGTCCGTCGCCAACACGCGGCCCTCTCGTCCGACCGCGCGGGCCACGGCGAGCACCTCGTTCCCACCGGGGCCCGAGCTCGTGACGAGCACCCGCGCGCCCTCCGGGATCGAGAGCTCGCGCACCAGATCGAGGTGGTACGGGAGAAATCGAGGGATCCAGGTTTCGAGGTAGCCGTCCGCCGCGCGGTCCCAAGGTGTGCCCATGTCGAGGCGCCGAGCCTAGCAGGCCCTCGAAAGCCGACACCCCAGGTTTTCGTGGAGCCACGCCTCACGCCTCGAGAGGCCATGGGCGCGCGCGCGGATCGTCGGACCTCGTCGTCGGGCCGAAACACTCGGCATGACGGACACTTGCAGGCTACCCGACGGCGACACGAAGCACGACCAAGAGCACCGCGAGGCCCACGCCCACGCCGAGGTAGATGCCGATCGCGGTGGCGTTGGACTTGCCCGTGGACCCGTTGAAGCCGAAGCCGCACGCGTTGCACACGTGGTGGTTCAAGAGCTTGGGACCGAGCAGCCCCCCCCACCACGTGAAGCCCGGCTTGTGCACGTTGGGGCTCTGGCACTGGGGGCACGAAGGGAGACCGTACGGGTTCGGGTACGGGTTCCCCATCGGGGCTTGCGGCGGCGTGTACGGGTTGTGCTGGTGCGACATGGGACCTCCCCTCGAGCAGACGTGGCGGCAAACGAGGCAGCGTCAGTGATGACCGATCGCGCCGGCAAAATACGCCGCGCCGACCGCCGCCGCGATGACGACCGTCACGACGACGCCGATCGCGGCCCCGCCGACTCCACCCTTTTTCGCGGGCGGTTGGGGTGTAGGTGCGGAGCCCGGCGCCGACACGGGCGCGACCTGCGCCGCCATGAGCTGCGCTGGAGGGGGCATGGAGACCGGGCGTGGCCCCTGCTGTCCCATGACCTGGGGCACACCGCGGTTCGACGCGTGCGGCGCGATCTTGGGCTGCGACGGGGCCTCGGGGATGTCGGCGTCCTCGAGGGCCGAGAGGTTGCCGTCGGCGAGGTTCGGCAGAGAGTCGGCGATGGACACGCTCGGCGTACGCGGGATGTCGCCTCCGAGGTTCAGCTCGTTCGCCCAGTTCGTCGGGTCGACGAACGAGCCCCCGTGGATGGGCTGCGCGCCGGGCTGATTTTGAGCCTGCACCGCGGGGTCCTCGTCCTCGCGGAGCGAGGTGAACTCGAAGAGGGCCTCTTCGATGAGCTTGTCGATCTTGGAGCCTTGGGGCGCGCGGATCCGCTCGCGCTCGCGATCGCGGATGGCGAGCGTCACGATCTCGGCGATGTCGAACGTGCCGACCGCCGCGCCGTTCGCGAAGAGAAAGCGCGTGAGATCCTGCCCGAGCTCGCGGGCCGACTGGTAGCGCGCGTGAAGGTCCTTCGCGAGCGCGCGGTTGACGATGCGCTCGAGCTCGCGAGGCACCCGCGGGTTGATCTGCGAGACGCTCGGGATGACCGCGTCTTGGACGCGCTTCACGGTCTGGTAGTCGGTCTCGCCGAGGAAGAGGCGCTGCTGCGTGAGCAGCTCCCACAAGATGATGCCGACGGCGAAGATGTCGGTGCGAAGATCGACCTCTTGGCCCATGGCGGCCTCGGGGGAGAGGTACGAGAACTTGCCCTTGATGATGCCCGGCTCGGATTTTTCGAGCTGAGAGCTCGCCTTCGCGAGGCCGAAGTCCACGATCTTGATCTCGCCGTACTTCGTGACGAGCACGTTCGGCGGGGACATGTCGCGGTGCACGATGTGGAGCGGCTGCCCCGCGTCGTCCTTCATTTCGTGCGCGTACGAGAGACCCTTGCAGATCTCGAGCGCGATGAAGGCCGCGGCGTGCACCGGGAACTCGCGCCCCTGCTTGCGCATCGACTCGGCGATGGCCTTGAGGTTCGCCCCGTCGACGAACTCCATCACGATGAAGTAGGCCCCGTCGCCCGCGCCGATGTCGAACACCTGCACGCAGTTCGAGTGCGAGAGCTGCGCCGAGAGGCGCGCCTCGTCGAGGAACATCGAGATGAACTTCTTCTTCTTGCCGAGCTCCGGGAGGACGCGCTTGATCGCGACCTGCTTCTTGAAGCCCTGGAGCCCCTCGCTCTCCGCCCGGAACACCTCGGCCATGCCGCCCGCTTCGAGCTTCTGGAGGACGCGGTAGCGCTGCTGAGATTCCGACATTCTGGCTCCGGGTAAGGGGGAGAAAATCTCCCGCGTGGCCGATCGCGGCACACACACCCCGACTCGCCGGTCCCACCCGGCACACGAGAGTGCGGTGAGCTCCGAGACGAGAACGACGTTCTCGACCTCGGCTTCGGCGCGCACCTTTTCGGGGCGCTGTCAGGGTGCCACCAGCGGCCGAGCGAGGTCAAGGGTGGGCTACCCTGGACGAAGCGGGCCCCTGACGCGGGTTTTGCGGTTTTTCGGCCGGCGCACCGGCAAAAAGACGCTAGGCTCGAGCTTGCCGGGAGGGCGCAGCCATGAAAAGGCGAGTCATCGGGAAGAAGCTGCTCGTGGCCTCGATCGGAGTCGCGACCATCAGCTACGTGGCTTGCTCCACGAGCACGACGACCACCGACGCGGGCGCCGACGCCGCGGCCGACGGCCCCGTCACCTCGGGGAACCTCATGCCGCCGCCCCCGGTCGACGCCTCCGAGGACGTGAAGCCCGACGTCCCCCCGACCTCCGGAAATCTCATGCCTCCTCCGCCCATCGACGCGGGAGACGACGGCGCGAGCGACGCTGGCACCGATTGACCTCACGGTCCTCGCCCGCGCAGCGGCTCACCTCGCCCGACAGGTCCGAAGCGCACGTTCCCCCACATCGTCGCCGTATCGGCGGGCGCGCATGAAAGGGCGACGACGCGGCCCCGAACGCCGCTAGCATCGGGGAATGAAGCGCACTGTGAAGAGCCGAAAGCTCCTGGTCGCGTCGGTGGGGGTCGCCACGGTCCTCTACGCGTGCGAGAAAAAAGACCCGTACCCGCCGGGCAACCTCATGGCGCCCGTGCCGACGCTCGACGCCGCGCCCGCGCCCTCCGAGACGGCGCCGCCGACCTCGGGGAACCTCATGCCCCCGCCCGAGCCCTCGATCGCCGACCATCCGCCGGGCAACCTCATGCCTCCACCTCCGCCCGAGCCGAGCGACGCGGGGGCGAAGAAGAAGGACGCGGGCGCGACGCGCGACCCCGGCAAACACGACGGTGGCGCCGCCCCGAAGGCCACCGCGCCGCCTCACCCGCCAGGCAACCTGATGCCCCCGCCCGGGCGGCTCTGAGGGCTGCGATGAGCGGCGTACTCTTCGAGCTCGAGCTCTTCGGGGGCGGCGTCGAGAAGCGCTACCGGCGCATGCGCCCCGAGGTCGAGGCCATGCCCTGGGGCACGATCGACACACGCGGGATCTCCGAGGAGGACCTCGTCGCGGCGAGGCGCGCGTGGACGGGCGCGGCCTTCCAGGAGCACAGGACCGGCATCGCCTGCGCGGCGACCCTCCGCGCGCTCATCGAGTGCCGCGCGCCACTCGATCTCATCGCCCTCGGCTCACGCTTCCCTCTCGACGAAATGGTGCACGTCGAGCTTTGCGCGCGCATGGCGATGGAGCTCGGCGGAGGAACCGAGATCCAACACGACCCCGACCTCATGGTGCTCGACGCGAAGGAGGGCACGCCGCCTCTGCTCCGGGCTGCCGAGCTCGTCGTGCGGTTCTTCTGCGTGGGCGAGGCGCTCTCGATCCCGCTCCTCCGCGGGACCTGGCACGCGGCGAAACACCCGCTCCCGAAGGCCGTGCTCGGGCGCATCGTGAAGGACGAGGCGGCGCACGGGACGTTCGGCTTCGCGTTCCTCGATTGGGCGGCGCCCATGCTCGGCGAGGACGACCTCGCTCACCTCGCGCGCCACGCGAGGCTCGCCGTCGACGCCATCCACGACCAGTGGAAGGACATCGAGAAGCGACCTCGCCGCACCGAGACCGCGGGCGACGCGCTCGCCTGGATGGAGTCCGGTGCGTACTTGCAGCTTGCACGCAAATCGATGGAGACGAA from Myxococcales bacterium carries:
- a CDS encoding methionine adenosyltransferase; the encoded protein is MTRYQFTSESVTEGHPDKLCDHVSDAVLDAILTQDPKARVACETLAKTGMVVLAGEITTTARIDYPTLVRKTVADIGYVSSEMGFDAHTCAILTAVEQQSPDISQGVSEGEGMHKEQGAGDQGLMFGFAVNETPELMPAPIAYAHQLARTLTQVRKSKKVDFLRPDGKTQVTLEYENGKPVRIDAVVVSTQHSESVKHKALKEAVMELVIKKTLPAKLLDNKTKYHVNPTGRFVVGGPMGDCGLTGRKIIVDTYGGMGRHGGGAFSGKDPSKVDRSACYYARYVAKNVVAAGLADKCEVQIAYAIGVAKPVGVHVNTFGTGKVEDEKLEKYILEKFDMRPKALIDELKLLRPIYLPTAGYGHFGRKEFPWESTARAAKMADDLLPKAPKPKTNGSAKKGKGSAHASA
- a CDS encoding class I SAM-dependent methyltransferase, translated to MGTPWDRAADGYLETWIPRFLPYHLDLVRELSIPEGARVLVTSSGPGGNEVLAVARAVGREGRVLATDASARMVEICREQVEKAGFSDRVTCAQADAAAVPDGPYDVIVCAFGLWQVVERELTLRSWARGLKKGGKVGVVAWGPAEIDDPFEQMRELLLELEPEVATHSHRVLASRESMAKMFSESELSMVRHTVIRHSLTFATAEAFVTALRESCTWRRVWETLGDERLARVAARFYDRSGGPLAPLTFQPPATIAIAARPGDEVVLGERTVRAPGVARLVP
- a CDS encoding protein kinase: MSESQQRYRVLQKLEAGGMAEVFRAESEGLQGFKKQVAIKRVLPELGKKKKFISMFLDEARLSAQLSHSNCVQVFDIGAGDGAYFIVMEFVDGANLKAIAESMRKQGREFPVHAAAFIALEICKGLSYAHEMKDDAGQPLHIVHRDMSPPNVLVTKYGEIKIVDFGLAKASSQLEKSEPGIIKGKFSYLSPEAAMGQEVDLRTDIFAVGIILWELLTQQRLFLGETDYQTVKRVQDAVIPSVSQINPRVPRELERIVNRALAKDLHARYQSARELGQDLTRFLFANGAAVGTFDIAEIVTLAIRDRERERIRAPQGSKIDKLIEEALFEFTSLREDEDPAVQAQNQPGAQPIHGGSFVDPTNWANELNLGGDIPRTPSVSIADSLPNLADGNLSALEDADIPEAPSQPKIAPHASNRGVPQVMGQQGPRPVSMPPPAQLMAAQVAPVSAPGSAPTPQPPAKKGGVGGAAIGVVVTVVIAAAVGAAYFAGAIGHH